TTCCTTTATCATTTATAAAAAGGTTGTAGTCCTCAATGAGCCTTCTTTGAAGATATTTTGACATACCCTTTTCATCAAATAGAGCAAGTGAATGTAATCGCTCCGAAAATTGAGGTGCATATCGAATTGATTCAATTATACTAAGTACCTCGTTAAAATCTTTTTTAAGAAAATCTAATAGAAAATCAACCAATGATGGATTAATAAAATCTATCTTATCTTTTTTAATAATTATAAATCCCCCATCTAATCGCTTTAAAGTCTTTTTGAAGGAATATATTTTCTTTGACTTATTGTTAAATTCCACTTCATATCTTTCTCTTTGCAAAAAAGAATTTTCTAATAATTCGATATTAACAGGTTTGCCGAAAGTTAAAAGTGTATTCAATAATAATCTATCATCTTCATTAATTTGATTTAAATAGGCATGTTTCCATATTTCTTCTGGATATTCAAAACTATTCTTTACAAATATTTCATAATCAGCAACATTTACAACTTCTATATTATTTTCACTTGTGATATATTCGACAGAACGAGGAGTAAAGCTATTATGATTTATTACAAAATTCACAATACGCTCTTCATATAATAAATCTTTAAATTCCGAGGAAATTGAACTTTCCTCTATATGATTAATAAACAACTTTTTCTTCAGGGATAAATCATATTCTTTTAATTCAAAAGTACTTGTTTGAGCTTTTAAATTAAATCTACGCAAATTTTCAGAATCTTCTAGGGCTGACTCTAAAAGATGAGTTCTAGTTGTAAAAACGACTAGCTTGTTTGTCATTTTAGTTATGCGCCTAAGAATCTTTCGTAATCTAGTTTCATTCCCTTTAGATTTTTCAATCTCAACTGCATTACTACCTAAAAAATCATCATAATAAATAATTTGTTTAGAATCATCCATCGTTAAAACTTTTTCAGCATCTCTTATATCATCTAAAACATAAGTTAACCTATACCCTTTTGCTATGTATTCATAGATCAACATTTCTGCTAAAGTTGTCTTACCTACTCCTGGCTCACCAGTAATTATTATAAAATTATTATTTACTAAAGCATTTTGAGCTTTTCTAAACATAGGTGTTTGAACATATAATCTTATCCTCTTCTTTAATTCATTTTCGATAAAATTTGTAGATCTAAATTCTAAATCTGAGTTAAGAATTATTTTTAAAACTGAAATGTCAGAAAGCCATAATTTATAATGAATATGTAAAACATTCTCGTGTTTTTCAATTAGTCTGTTTAAATTTTTTTTACCATATATATCATTTATGTTTTTTATATAAGGTGTAAAAACTTCTTTTATTTCTTTAGTATTTGAAACCAACAAATCAACTGAAGTTGCAAAAATATACCTGTTGGGAGAGAGCTTTTTCACTTTATCTACTTCCTTTTCTTTTAAGTCTTTGATTAAACCAGTGTAACCAGTAACACGATAATGCTTTACCTGTCCAACATGGTCATATTCTTTGGAATCTGACGAATAAAGTATATCAATACCCAAATCTCGCCCCTCTTTAAAGGTTTTGTATTTTATAACAGAGTCTTGAGGTTGATCTTCATTTAACAAGTCACAAACTAAATCTTCTAAATCAGAACTGTTTAATGTTGAAAAATCGTATGCCGCCATCTACCTTTAATAAATTAATTATTAATGTTTATAAGTAATATTGCTTTCTTTAATCCAAATTAGCTTTTATTTAAATCTATAACACTTTTCTTAAAAGCTTCATCATTTAGAATTTTCTCAATTAACTCTATTTCTACGTTGTCTTTAGTAAGTCCCTTAATTTTGAGTTTTTTATTCTCTTTTGGCTTAATATTCGCAAGAATAGCAAGCTCATCTTTGTGAGACATAAATGGATCATAAAGTTTATGAAATGCCCTTCCCACGGCTCCTTGGAACATTACTAAATTTGGCCTAGCATTTACCTTTCTACTATTTGTTAGAATATGAGTAGTTGCTATTCCTGGATATGGATCTATATAATAAATATTTTTAACACCTAATTGGAATGCTTTTTTAGAGCATAATTCACAAGGACTAGCAGTCGTAAAAAGATTACCATTCTTCAGTCCTTGACCTCCATACTTAGTTATTTGCAGCATAGCATTTTCTTCAGCATGCAATGATCGTGTATGGACTTGATTTTTCTCGCCTTCAAAAGCATTATGAAAAGTTTTAAAACAAAAGGAACAATGCCTTCCTTCTAATTTAGACGTGTCAAAACGTTTAAATTCTTCCTCTATTTTTTTATTAAACTTTTCTCCATCTTTATACTCACCAGCTAAACCTTTCTCAAAATCACTAAAATGTTCCTTATTGTTACCTTTAATTAGATCTTCGGCGCTTCGCAAATTACATGGTATTTGCATCCTTGGAATATCATTCCAGCCTATAGCTTTAACAGAATAACTTTCGTCAGTTACTACAGCACCTACTTGACGTGAAATACAACCAGAGTTTACCTTAGCATTGAAAGCCACTTGCATTGATCTTTCGAAGGCATTTGGTGTAATTATACCTGGTCTATTTATTAATGCTACGAATTTAGCAAGCTGTATATCTATATTTAAATTAGTATAAGCCGATAGCTCTTTTTTCAGTTTTTCTTCAATACCCTTTGGACATTGGTTTAACACTTCAACCTCATAATCTTGATAACCATTTTTCTTTATTGAAGCATAATTTGAAAAGAAAATATGAAAATCACTTTTCTGAATACAATTCTCTATATCAGGACATAGAAATTCTCCGTCATTGACTTGTTTCCCATCATATTCTATATTACTCAAGAATAAAACTTGTTTGACATGTTCGGCTATTTGTTCAGAACTATAATTCTTGAAATGGTTATTAATAAAGTCTTCGACATACTTCTCCCTTTCACTTTCAGATTTATTCACTGCAATAGAATAAAAGGCAGCATACTTTTCTTTAAAATACATTAACTCTAAAGAATTTTTTAAGGAGTCGATTATGATTTTTGTAGTTTCCTTTTTTGCTTTCCAGTTTTTAATTATTCTATTAATAGTTTCGGCTACCGTATATACATTGTCAATATCTGAATTGCAAAAATCATCAGATTTGACCGTACCAAATGCCCTTAAATTATTTGCTAAATCATGTGTTAATCTTGTGCTTTTAGTAAAATCAATAGAATTAATTAGTTGAAAAAACCGATTTGAAAAATCTTCAAAATAATCAAAATAATAACTAAAAAATTCTGGGCTTTCTTTCCTATCTGCTAAACATTCTTTAAGTAAATCACAGGTTAAATTTTGATGCGGATAATCAAACCAACTCTTATCTTCTTGTTTAAAAAAATCTTTAATCTTGTCAATATTTTCAGCTACATTATCAAATCTATTGGAAAAAGTTGAATCTTTTGAATGACCATTTTGGATAATGTTTTCAATAATGTTATCAATGGCTTCATTGCTATCTTTGGTATAAAGAACAGATTCATAAATTAAATGCAAAAACAGCACATCTTTATAGTTTATGATCTTGTATTCATTCCAATTATTATCATTTTGCAGATACTTTATACAAACATTAAGTTTTAATTGTTCAGTATCAGAAGTTTCTTTTACAATTAGTTTCTTTAAAGAATTGGCAAATCCAGGATTAGATAGTGAATTAGCAATTTGAGTACAACCAGCTCCAGATTTACCTGTAAGTCCAATAATTGTGAAATTTTTCCTTAATGAATAAAGTTGATCCATATTGTTTTAAATATATTAATTTGGAATTATTGTGAGTACACCTTCGTTAATTCTACTTATTGTAACATCAATCTGCTTTAAATATTTTTGAATATCACAACTACCTAATTGTTTTTCAATTTTTAATAATTTTTCTTTCATCACTATTAGTATTAATTAAAAACCTCCCGCAAACAACTCTGCATTAATTCCTCGCTTTGTTGTTGGCTTTGTTGAACTTCTTGCTCTAAAGCATCACATAAACCCATTAAAGTATTTACTTTTTGGACGATGGCTTTTTGTTCTTCAAGCGGTGGAAGCGGAATTAACATCTGACGAAGAAATGTTAAAGATACAAATGGTTGTGCACCTCCACTTGCCTTTTCTTGCACAGCATAAGCAATATGTTCACTAAATGTTTTTAAAAAATCTGGAACACTTAATGACTTATTGTAATACTTAAAAAGAGCTACATTTTTTATTGCAAAATCAGTATTACCTTTAACCATTACTTGGTTTCCCAAATTACCTCCAATCATTGAAAATAGAATATCATCTTCTTCTACTAATGACCGTTGAATTATTTTATAATAATCTTCTTTTGAAATTCTTTTAGCGCTTTCAAAATCTATTTCACCATTTTTAAAATCTTTACTTGTAACTAGTGGATAAGAATTAGCTCCAGATACGTTTTTTGGTGAATCGTGTGTGCCATCACGAATGTCAAAAACCTCTTGAAATCTACACCAAACCCAACCTTCAGGTAATTCATAAGGCATTTCATCTTTGGTAATTGGAGGTAATGGTTTTTCCTTTTTTATTTTTTTGTCTTTAATGAGTTTTGATTTCTCTTTTTGGATTCGTTTTAGGAGTTCGCTGGCGTGATGAGACCCTGAAACAAGTTCAGGGTGACATGAACGCCAATCTTGAGTTAGTTTACCTTGAACGGCTAATTGTAAAACTGTTTCTCGTAATTTTTTAATGTTAGAGGTTTCATTAAAGAAATCATGAATATGTTCTTGTAAAAATGCCCATTCTTTTTTGGTATTGTTGGTTGTCAGTTGGTTTAAAGCAGAAGTAACGAACTTTTCTTTTAAAGTAATACGCTCAGCGGTTAATTGCTCTAATTGCTCTACTTCTTTAAATAAGGTTTCTACAATTTCAACGATTGCTTTTTGTTCTTCGAGTGTGTAAACAGGAACCGCGACTTTTTTTAAGTTTGTACCATTTATGCTGAAGTTACCTGCCGTTGTGGAGCAAAATTTATCTAATTGATATCTAGCAGTTTTAGAATTGATAAAAATACACAAGTAACTTGAATCAACAATATCCAAACTTGGCCTAACTTGTATCAAGGAATCTGAAAAAATAAGTTGATTATCTTCGCCATAATACACACCTGCCTTACCAACAAAATTTAAATTTCCATTTTGTCTACATATTAGAACATCATTATTCTTAACAAAATACTTATCTTTCTTATCTTCAGCTATTTCAATATACTTCGCCATGTCTTCATTAACCTCAATGAAGTCAGTTTGTGTAACGGTTTCAATTCCTAATCTTTTTGCTCCAATACCTTCATCATTTGGTCTTCCTGAAAAACCATTTTTGGTAAACTCAATTATTTCACCAATACAAGTATGCTTTACTTTACTTGTTTTCGTTAATTTACCATCAATGGCAAGCTGCACAATTAAAGACTTCACCTCTTGAGCATTATTCGGATGAATGGTTAATTCTTTAAAATGTTTTAGTAATTGCATATTATTTTAAAGCTTCAGTTAAAACATTTACAATTTCCGCTTGTATTGAAGAAATCTTCTTTTCAGTGGCTCTAAATTTTTCTAATAACACTTCTGGACTTGCCAGAGAATCTGCTTCTTGGTGTGGATTTTTAATATCTAGATTATAGCCTCTTTTTTTAATCTCTTCAATGGATACTTTCCAGGCTTGTGTATTTTCTTCACGATTGTTCCACCATTCTTTTTCTACATCAAATTCTTTAATATTAATAGGTTTCGTTTTATTGTAGCTTACCACGCCTTCTGGGTACTGATGTTCAAAATACCAGACCTCTTTAGTGGGTGTTCCCTTTTCAAAAAACAATAGGTTGGTTTTAATACCTGTATAAGGGTTAAATACACCATTAGGCAAACGCACTATGGTATGTAGGTTACAGCGTTCTAACAACTCTTCTTTTAAGCGTGTTTTCATGCCTTCGCCAAACAAAGTACCATCTGGTAATACAATAGCGCAACGCCCGTTGGTTTTAAGTAACTTAATGATTAAGGCTAAGAATAAATCGGCTGTTTCTTTGGTTCTAAATTTTTGTGGAAAGTTGGTTTCGGTACCATCTTCTTCCACACCACCAAAAGGCGGATTGGTTAATATAATATCTAGTTTATCTTTGGCTCCCCAATCGGCATACGGTTTGCTTAATAAATTATCTCTTCGTACCGCAGGCAAATCGAAACCATGCAACATTAAATTGGTTGTACACAGTAAATGTGGTAATGGTTTTTTCTCAATACCTCTAATAGAAGTTTGCAAAACATCCCGGTCCTTTGGTGTTTTTACTTGCTCGCGCATATGGTCAATCGTACAGGTTAAAAACCCACCTGTACCGCAAGCAGGATCGAGTATGCTTTCTCCTAATTGTGGATTAATCATATCTACCATAAACTGTGTCACTGCTCTTGGAGTGTAATACTCACCCGACGATCCTGCCGATTGGAGTTCTTTTAAAATAGTTTCGTAAATATCATTGAATAAGTGACGTTCAGTAGTACTATTAAAATCTATTTGATTAATGACATTGATTACTTGACGGAATAGTGTTCCATTTTTCATGTAGTTATACGTGTCATCAAACACCGATCGTATAATATGTGCTTGCGGACTAATTGTAATGTCTAAATCTTTAAGTGTTGGGAATAACTCAATTTCGATAAACTCCATTAATTTATCGCCTGTTAATCCCTCATCGTTAGCTGCCCAATTTTGCCATTTAAGTTTTTCAGGGATTGGAGACTCGTAATTATCGATGGTTATTTCCCATTCTTCTTCTTTATCGGCAAATATTTTCATAAAAAGCATCCATACCATTTGCGAAATGCGCTGTGCATCGCCATCTACTCCTGTATCCTTACGCATGATATCGCGTATGCCTTTTATGTTTGTTGTTATGTTACTCATTAAATATGATTTCTTTTAATTCTTTAACTGTTAGGTATTTGTTTTGTTTATTTTTTCTGTGTAGCATTCTATGACAATTTGCACAAACTAATGCTAAATCATCTAATTTTGTTATTCTTTCTCCTTTATTAATCGGGATTTTATGATGACATTCAATAAAGCCGTCACCTAAATTTGGATAGGCACTTGAGAAATCGAAATTACAACATTCACATAATAAATTGACTGCAGATGCTTTCCTTTTTTGGACTAAACTTCTATCTCTTTCCCTATATCTGTGTAATGCGTAATTCCATTTTCCTTCTTCACTCTCCGTATCGTCTAAGCCATCGTCTAAAAGACTTTCTGATAATTCAGATATATATTTTCTGTACACATCTTCTCTAAAAAAAGGAGTAAAAGCATTCCAAATAATTTTTTGTATGTCTTCTTTTGGTAAATTTTTAT
The nucleotide sequence above comes from Flavobacteriaceae bacterium HL-DH10. Encoded proteins:
- a CDS encoding HNH endonuclease, whose amino-acid sequence is MFSYKDIQWGRNVKNQGGKDWAYFDDDKNEMTLHWSSSYVHQPTHAMIPKIGDIVVLFQKVNNRNKIYFTHLLTPVDNIEIDCFKTDPNYRWGRKMKILAKTKELTKPSNFNLTAVNQGHTYLIELFDKNLPKEDIQKIIWNAFTPFFREDVYRKYISELSESLLDDGLDDTESEEGKWNYALHRYRERDRSLVQKRKASAVNLLCECCNFDFSSAYPNLGDGFIECHHKIPINKGERITKLDDLALVCANCHRMLHRKNKQNKYLTVKELKEIIFNE
- a CDS encoding restriction endonuclease subunit S, with the translated sequence MQLLKHFKELTIHPNNAQEVKSLIVQLAIDGKLTKTSKVKHTCIGEIIEFTKNGFSGRPNDEGIGAKRLGIETVTQTDFIEVNEDMAKYIEIAEDKKDKYFVKNNDVLICRQNGNLNFVGKAGVYYGEDNQLIFSDSLIQVRPSLDIVDSSYLCIFINSKTARYQLDKFCSTTAGNFSINGTNLKKVAVPVYTLEEQKAIVEIVETLFKEVEQLEQLTAERITLKEKFVTSALNQLTTNNTKKEWAFLQEHIHDFFNETSNIKKLRETVLQLAVQGKLTQDWRSCHPELVSGSHHASELLKRIQKEKSKLIKDKKIKKEKPLPPITKDEMPYELPEGWVWCRFQEVFDIRDGTHDSPKNVSGANSYPLVTSKDFKNGEIDFESAKRISKEDYYKIIQRSLVEEDDILFSMIGGNLGNQVMVKGNTDFAIKNVALFKYYNKSLSVPDFLKTFSEHIAYAVQEKASGGAQPFVSLTFLRQMLIPLPPLEEQKAIVQKVNTLMGLCDALEQEVQQSQQQSEELMQSCLREVFN
- a CDS encoding class I SAM-dependent DNA methyltransferase, whose amino-acid sequence is MSNITTNIKGIRDIMRKDTGVDGDAQRISQMVWMLFMKIFADKEEEWEITIDNYESPIPEKLKWQNWAANDEGLTGDKLMEFIEIELFPTLKDLDITISPQAHIIRSVFDDTYNYMKNGTLFRQVINVINQIDFNSTTERHLFNDIYETILKELQSAGSSGEYYTPRAVTQFMVDMINPQLGESILDPACGTGGFLTCTIDHMREQVKTPKDRDVLQTSIRGIEKKPLPHLLCTTNLMLHGFDLPAVRRDNLLSKPYADWGAKDKLDIILTNPPFGGVEEDGTETNFPQKFRTKETADLFLALIIKLLKTNGRCAIVLPDGTLFGEGMKTRLKEELLERCNLHTIVRLPNGVFNPYTGIKTNLLFFEKGTPTKEVWYFEHQYPEGVVSYNKTKPINIKEFDVEKEWWNNREENTQAWKVSIEEIKKRGYNLDIKNPHQEADSLASPEVLLEKFRATEKKISSIQAEIVNVLTEALK